The region GCAGGCCCGCCGTGCGGGGGCGCGGCAGGCGTACGACGCCCTGTTGGCACAGGCTTGTGCAGCGCTCGACGTGACGCACCGGCTGGACGTCGTCCCGGAGGGCGTCGACCGCGAGATCGAGCGGCTGAGGGTCGAGGAGTCGTTGCGGCAAGCCGGTGTGGTGGTCTCCTGACCCCGCCGTGGGCCAGGAGACCACCGGAGTGTCAGCGCACCGGCGCGAACGCGTCCACCGCCGTCACTCCCGGCACTTCTTGCCGCTGTTGATGCAGTTCACCACCCGCTGCATGATCTCGTCGGACATCACGTTCGCGAAGTCGTCGTGGTCGGAGAACGGGTTGTGCTCCTCCTCGGGGAACGCGTCGACCGCGTACTGGCCGTTGGCCTGCACGTCGCGCGGGATGTTGTAGGTCAGGCTGATCCGGAGCTGCGGCACGGCCCGGAAACCCTTGGGGCAGCGCCCGTTCTGGTCCGGGTAGACGATGTGGTCGCGGTGGTTGGCGCTGTCGGTGTTCTTGCCGTCCCAGCAGCTCGCGAAGTCGTGCACGCGCTTGACCTTGCTGCCCTGCGGGCAGATCGGGTACTTGTTGATCAGCACCTTGTCCTCGAAACCGGTGCAGGTCCAGGAGTTGCGGGCGTTCTTGGTGCCGTTGGTGGAGACCTTGGCGTCGCCGTAGAGCACGCGCAGGAACTGCGGCATCGCGGTGACCTTGCCGACCGGGCTGCCCCGGAAGGAGATGTCGACGACCTCGGGGCGCTGGATGTCGCCCTCGTTGCCGGGCAGTTCGTTCTCGTCGCTCGCGCTCTTGCCGTCGCCCTTCTCCGGTGCGTCCGGCTCGGCCTCGCGCTGCTCGTCGGCCACCTTCACGTCCTCGGCGTCACCGTCCTTCACCGTGCACGGGGCGAGCCGTTGCAGCCCGCGCGGCCGTTGCGCGACCCGGTCGATGGCGTCGGCGATCCGGTTGATGGTCGCGGACCGCTTGTCCCGCAACGGCTTGAGCACCTGGTTGTTGACCGCGCCCGGGTCGTCCACGTTGATCGACTTGAGCTTGGTGTTCGCCTCGGCGACCTGGTCCTTGAGCGCCGTGAGGTTGCGGTCCACCTCGGCCCTGGCCTGGCGCGGGACCTCGCGCAGCTTGCGCTTGACGTCCGGGCACTCGACCTGGGCGTTCGCGGGCTGTCCGGGCTCCCCGCCCTCGTCCTCGGTGTCGATCCGCACCACGGGCCAGAAGTAGGTGGACTTGTCGCCGTTCTTGCAGGTGGTGTCGCCTTCGAGCAGGCTCTCGTCGGTCGAGTCGGCGTCCGTGGTCACGTTGCCCACGTAGTCGTGCAGGTGCTGCGCGCCGTTGCGGACACCGGGCTGGGCGATGAAGTTGTCCGGGTTGAAGTGACCGTTCTCGTTGCGACCGCAGTCCACGCCGAACGTGCCGGTCGTCGCGTCCCGCTCCGGCCTGGGCGCCTTGACGTTGCGGCCCTGCTTGGTGATGTCGACGAACAGGGACTTGTCGGCCCCGTCCGCCTGGGCCGTGCCCTGGTCGCCGGTGGTGGAGATCGCGACCGCCAGGCCGGTCGCCAGGGCCAGTCCGGCGAGCCCGGCGGTGAGCTTGGTGCGCCGGGAGAACCGGTGGCGCCCCTGGTTTCGCGTCATGGATGTGTCACCTCGTCGTAGGTACGCGCATGAGCTTCGAACCCCGACCGCCGGTGGGCGGCGGACACCGTGGCATACGTACCACTCCCGGTCCGCGACCTGTTCGTTACCCGTTCGTTACCAGGTTCCGCCCCCTAACTTCCGGCCGGCGTGCCTCGTTCGGGTGCGACCGCTCGGCACAACCCGCGCGGCGGTTGGATTCGGATGCCGTTCTGTGACACTCGAATCACGCGGGGTGGAACGGGGAGGTCACGCGTGAGGCGAGGCGGGGAGAACGTGGTGTCCGGCACGGCCCAAGGCCCCGTGGTGCAGGCGGGCAGCGTTGGGGAGGTGCACTTCCACAGCGGCACACCCCAACCCCTCATCCCCTACCAACTCCCACCACCGCCCAGGCTGTTCACCAGCAGACACCGCGAACTCGCCGACCTCGACCACTGGCTGACCGCCGCCGAACCGCTGGTCGCCGTCGTGAGCGGACCCGGCGGCGTCGGCAAGACGTCACTGGCGCTGCGCTGGCTGCACGGGTCCAGAACCCAGTTCCCGGACGGCCAGCTCTACGTCGACCTCGGCGCGCACGCACCGGAGGGCCCCGCCGTCCCGGAGGAGGTCCTGGAGTGGTTCCTGCTCGCGCTCGGCGTGCCAGGTGCCGACGTCCCGCCGGGGTTGGCTCGACGACAGGCCCTGTTCCGGTCGCTCACGGCAGACCGCGCGCTGTCGTTGCTGCTGGACAACGCGGTGTCGGCCGCCCAGGTCCGGTCGCTGCTGCCCACCTCGACCCGCAGCGCGGTGTTGGCCACCAGCCGGTGGCGGCTCGGCGGGCTGGCCGTGGACGGGGCCCGGTTCGTGGAGGTGGAGTCCTTCGACGTCGACTCGTCACTGGAGCTGCTCGAACGCGCCGTCGGTCGGCGCGTCGCCTCGGAGCCCGACGCGGCCCGGGAACTCGCCCATCTGTGCGGCGGCCTCCCGATCGCGCTGTCGGTGGTGGGCGCGCGGCTGTCCACCCACCCGAGGCGCACGCTGTCCGGGGAGGTCGGCTCGCTGCGGACCGAGCGGCTGGCCAAGCTGGCGCTTGACGACGACGTTTCCGTGGAAGCCGTGTTCGACCTGTCCTACGTGGACCTCCCCGCACGGCACGCAAGGGTCTACCGGTTGTGCGCACTGCACCCCGGCCACTCCTTCGGCGTCGAGGCGGCGGCCGCCGCAGCCGGTGAACCCCCGGGCGACGTGGCACCCGTGCTCGCAGATCTGGTGGAGAAGAACCTCTTGGCCGAGGTGGCGGACGAGCGATTCCGCTTCCACGACCTGTTGCGGCTGCACGCGCGCCAGCACGCGGACCGGGACTCCGCTGCGCAGCGCGACGCGGCGTCCCGGCGCGTGGTCGAGTGGTACCTGGACCGGCTGGTCGGCGCGGACCTGGCGCTGCGGCCCACCCGGCACCGGGTCGGTCCGCGCTACCACGGTGACGTCGTCGCGTCGTCCGGCCCGCGCGCCGCACTGAACTGGCTGGAGGGCGAACGGGCCAACCTCCGCGAGTCCTGCCGGGTCGCCGCCGAGATGGGCTGGGACGACCTGGTGTGGCAGTTCTGCGAGGCGATGTGGGGGTTCTACCTGCACGCCAGGCATTCCGACGACTGGTTCGCCCTGCACGCGCTGGGCGTCCCGGCGGCGGTGCGGCTGGGCGACCGCGTCGCGGAGGCGAAGCTGCGCGCGCAGCTCACCTACTCCTACAGCTCACTGGGGTACTTCGCCGACGCGGAACGGGAGGGCGTGCGCGCGCTGGAGATCGCGGAGGAGGACGGCGACCGGCAAGGCGTCGCGGTGGCGCTGACCGAACTCGGCGGCGTGGCCCAGGGCTCGGGCGATCTGCCGCGGGCGCTGCGGTGGCTGACCCGGGCCCGGGACGTCCGGCGCGGCATCGGACCGCGCCGCGCCGAGGCCCTGTGCGGGCGGCGGATCGGGGAGGTGCTCGCCGCACTCGGCCGGGACGACGAGGGCCTGGCCGAACTGGCCGCCGCCGCCGAGTCGATGGCGGCCGTGGGCGACCACGTCGGCCAGGCGCGGTGCCTGATGTCCACCGGCGGCCTCCACCTGCGCCGCGGACGCCCGGCGCGGGCCGTGAGCCACCTGGAGTCGGCGCTGGACGTGGTCCGCCGAGTGGGTTCGCCGTTCTACGAGGCCGAGATCCGGGCGTCGCTTGGGGAGGCCGCCGAAGGTGTCGGCGACCTCCCCACCGCCCGGCGGCACTACGCGCTGGCTCTCGCGCTGCTGCCGACCGGGAACCCGAAGGCCGCCACGATCAGCGCCCGGCTGGCCGCGCTGGACCGCTGACCACACTCGACCAGCACGTCGGCCAGCGCGAGCCGGGCGGGCGCGGCCCGACCCACCTCGCCGATCACGACCTGGTCGACCCGGCCGTCACCGGTGGCGACGACCAGTCGGTGCAGCCCCGCACCCAGGCCGTCCACCACCAGACACACCCTCACACCCGCTCCGGGCGCAGGGGCAGCGGCACCGGCACCGGCACCCGCTCGGTGACCGCCGGGACGTCCGGCTCCGGCAGGTCCATCAGGCGGTACATCACCGCGCGCAGGGCGGACGCCGCCTGCCCCGGCCGCGACGACACCAACCCGGCGATGGCCGCGGCGTCCCCGCGCGCGACGAGCTGCGGCGCGACCGGCCGGTCGGGGTCGAGTTCGGCGAACCGGCCGCGCACGGCGTCGGCGAGGCTGCCCCGGCGGACGTTGCCCTCCGGGAACGACGCCAAGGTGACCGGCGTGCCGACCGCCGCGGCGTACTGGGTGGTGGACCCGTGGTCGCCCAGCACGTGGTCGCTGGCCACCGCGGCCGCCCGCCACCCCTCCTCCGGCGGGATCACCAGCAGCCCGGCTTCGATGCAGTCGTGCAGCCAGGCCCGGATCTGCCAGCGCCCGTGGACGCTCCACGCGTTCGGGTGCAGCACCAGCGCGACCCGGTCGTCGGGCAGCTCGTCGAGCAGCGACCGGCACAGCGCGAACCGCCGCCCGAAGGTCGAGTCCGGCGCCCAGGTGGAGCTCACCGTGATGAGCCGCCGGCCGGCCGGCACGCCCAGCGCCGCCCGGTACCGGTCCCGGGCCGGCAGGCTCGCGACCATCCGGTCCAGGCAGAGGTCGCCCACCACTACGGCGGTGTGCGCAGCCTCGGGGCACGACGACCGCAGCCCGGCCAGCTCGTCGTCGTGGGTGAGCCCGATCGCGGCTGGCAGCACCCGCCCGCGCCGAGTCAGCGACTCGCGGCTGAGCCCGGCGTGCGGCATGCCATGCGGACCTGTGTGCCTGCTGAACTTCCGCGACGCGAGGTGCCCGGCCCCGTGCGGCAGCAGCAGCACCGGCCCGCGCGCCTGGTCGATGTCGTTGTACCCGGCTGCCAGCACCAGGTCGAACTCGTGGTTCACTGCCTGCTGCCACGGCACGACCACGGCCTCCTGCC is a window of Saccharothrix espanaensis DSM 44229 DNA encoding:
- a CDS encoding DUF1996 domain-containing protein, which encodes MTRNQGRHRFSRRTKLTAGLAGLALATGLAVAISTTGDQGTAQADGADKSLFVDITKQGRNVKAPRPERDATTGTFGVDCGRNENGHFNPDNFIAQPGVRNGAQHLHDYVGNVTTDADSTDESLLEGDTTCKNGDKSTYFWPVVRIDTEDEGGEPGQPANAQVECPDVKRKLREVPRQARAEVDRNLTALKDQVAEANTKLKSINVDDPGAVNNQVLKPLRDKRSATINRIADAIDRVAQRPRGLQRLAPCTVKDGDAEDVKVADEQREAEPDAPEKGDGKSASDENELPGNEGDIQRPEVVDISFRGSPVGKVTAMPQFLRVLYGDAKVSTNGTKNARNSWTCTGFEDKVLINKYPICPQGSKVKRVHDFASCWDGKNTDSANHRDHIVYPDQNGRCPKGFRAVPQLRISLTYNIPRDVQANGQYAVDAFPEEEHNPFSDHDDFANVMSDEIMQRVVNCINSGKKCRE
- a CDS encoding tetratricopeptide repeat protein; this translates as MRRGGENVVSGTAQGPVVQAGSVGEVHFHSGTPQPLIPYQLPPPPRLFTSRHRELADLDHWLTAAEPLVAVVSGPGGVGKTSLALRWLHGSRTQFPDGQLYVDLGAHAPEGPAVPEEVLEWFLLALGVPGADVPPGLARRQALFRSLTADRALSLLLDNAVSAAQVRSLLPTSTRSAVLATSRWRLGGLAVDGARFVEVESFDVDSSLELLERAVGRRVASEPDAARELAHLCGGLPIALSVVGARLSTHPRRTLSGEVGSLRTERLAKLALDDDVSVEAVFDLSYVDLPARHARVYRLCALHPGHSFGVEAAAAAAGEPPGDVAPVLADLVEKNLLAEVADERFRFHDLLRLHARQHADRDSAAQRDAASRRVVEWYLDRLVGADLALRPTRHRVGPRYHGDVVASSGPRAALNWLEGERANLRESCRVAAEMGWDDLVWQFCEAMWGFYLHARHSDDWFALHALGVPAAVRLGDRVAEAKLRAQLTYSYSSLGYFADAEREGVRALEIAEEDGDRQGVAVALTELGGVAQGSGDLPRALRWLTRARDVRRGIGPRRAEALCGRRIGEVLAALGRDDEGLAELAAAAESMAAVGDHVGQARCLMSTGGLHLRRGRPARAVSHLESALDVVRRVGSPFYEAEIRASLGEAAEGVGDLPTARRHYALALALLPTGNPKAATISARLAALDR